In Thermodesulfobacteriota bacterium, a single genomic region encodes these proteins:
- a CDS encoding OsmC family protein: MSEQTALKDQSDTVLNGVNVTKLFDAMELISGNAEIAKFKFRNRNRWINGGLNRSSIDGFYGALEEQRRETPFLLDNDEPPVLLGEDRGANPVEQVLHGLAGCITTTLVYHAAAKGIRIDEMETSFEGDLDIRGLLGLPGAKRRGYEEIRVTVKVKADASKEEIEELVKLAERRSPVYDIVTNPVPVKVTVEL; encoded by the coding sequence ATGTCAGAACAAACAGCTTTAAAAGATCAGTCGGATACGGTTTTAAATGGGGTCAACGTCACGAAGTTGTTTGACGCCATGGAGTTGATAAGCGGAAACGCGGAGATCGCGAAGTTCAAATTCCGCAACAGGAACAGGTGGATAAACGGCGGCCTCAACCGGTCGAGCATAGACGGTTTTTACGGAGCGCTCGAGGAGCAGAGGAGGGAGACACCCTTCTTGCTCGATAACGACGAGCCGCCTGTGCTTCTGGGTGAGGACAGGGGTGCGAACCCGGTAGAGCAGGTTCTTCACGGTCTTGCCGGGTGCATCACGACCACCCTCGTATATCACGCCGCCGCCAAAGGGATAAGGATCGACGAGATGGAGACCTCTTTCGAGGGCGACCTCGATATAAGAGGGCTTCTCGGACTCCCGGGCGCTAAGAGGAGGGGATACGAGGAGATCAGGGTAACTGTGAAGGTGAAGGCCGACGCGTCTAAGGAAGAGATCGAAGAGCTAGTGAAGCTCGCCGAGAGACGCTCGCCCGTTTACGACATAGTCACTAACCCTGTACCTGTAAAGGTAACGGTTGAACTGTGA
- a CDS encoding methyltransferase domain-containing protein → MAVRCPIGFDTEYLRERVYETYDRVARDPGGDFHFHRGPVYACDYLKYDRDELDALPEISTARFAGVANPHRIGRIERGQTVLDHACGAGMDLLLAAKRVGPAGKAIGVDMTKAMRACAREGASEAGLSGIVEIREGVFEELPVEDGSIDVVISNGVVNLAPDKEIVFREIHRVLKPGGRLFLGDVVVQRELKLDARGNPDLWAACIGGALTEKELPVIAESAGFADCEVTERFDCFRNTTAEIKVSKDLYVQGVNFYARKP, encoded by the coding sequence ATGGCTGTCAGATGTCCGATAGGTTTCGATACCGAATATTTGAGGGAACGCGTCTACGAGACTTACGACAGGGTAGCGCGCGACCCGGGGGGCGATTTCCATTTCCACAGGGGACCTGTGTACGCATGCGATTATCTAAAATATGACAGGGACGAGCTGGACGCGCTCCCAGAAATCAGCACAGCGCGGTTTGCCGGCGTGGCCAACCCGCACAGGATTGGAAGAATAGAAAGAGGACAGACCGTGCTCGACCACGCATGCGGGGCAGGTATGGATTTACTCCTTGCGGCAAAGCGCGTCGGACCTGCGGGGAAAGCGATCGGCGTGGACATGACGAAGGCGATGCGCGCCTGCGCACGTGAGGGAGCGAGTGAAGCCGGCCTCTCCGGCATAGTCGAAATCAGAGAGGGGGTCTTCGAAGAGCTTCCGGTAGAGGACGGCAGCATCGACGTAGTTATTTCGAACGGCGTTGTGAACTTGGCACCGGACAAGGAGATTGTCTTCAGGGAAATTCACCGCGTGCTCAAACCCGGAGGAAGACTTTTCCTCGGGGACGTCGTCGTGCAAAGGGAGCTCAAGTTAGACGCGAGGGGCAACCCCGATCTCTGGGCGGCGTGTATAGGAGGAGCGCTCACAGAAAAGGAGCTGCCCGTGATAGCGGAATCCGCCGGATTCGCCGACTGCGAGGTCACCGAGCGCTTCGATTGCTTCAGGAACACGACGGCTGAAATCAAGGTCTCGAAAGACCTCTATGTGCAGGGCGTGAACTTCTATGCCCGCAAACCGTAG
- a CDS encoding porin → MKIYSLILSTLGICLTAFLLTEAAYPQAAPSKDEFQELKEMIQELKKENAERTAELEKMKKENAEKIQSLEKRIDELTAEQPKTAKPSPQEKEGVGEDEGEVEKYTEEEDERDIDEEDFFERINAGDKPYKKLAEEGPFKLTWEGYADILFSWYNYGPNQNRPGGSGSDNRLEFDLTRFVLELEGEMFAGLGFEAEVEFEHGGTGSTFEIEYEEFGEYEQEIEKGGEVNVEELYLSKKFSDWGKLKAGRFYLAIGLMSFLNKPTDYLAARRPESETNVIPAVWDEMGASFEYYVNDNWDLTFQVVNGLDSTGFGSLNWITGGHQGKFETIKATGLALVGRVDFKLPNYGLLVGTSAYYGIDTSANRPKDDLPDVDAPLLLLDAHVIFEHGRWRGSGDVIWGHLWDAEEVSERNKRLSNNLDVPRTAVSDNAFSSWGEIGYNINTYVGLDHLHRLEPFVRVDYYDTFFNPRDTLFDNPRYERTVFTGGLSYTFVNSIFVKLDYAYRMLGSDDFNGESGIDLAFGWVY, encoded by the coding sequence ATGAAAATATACAGTTTAATTCTGAGCACGCTGGGCATATGTCTCACGGCCTTTCTTCTCACGGAGGCCGCATATCCACAGGCCGCGCCAAGCAAGGACGAGTTTCAGGAATTAAAAGAGATGATACAGGAGCTGAAAAAGGAAAACGCGGAAAGGACTGCAGAGCTCGAAAAGATGAAAAAGGAGAACGCCGAAAAGATACAGTCACTCGAAAAGCGCATAGACGAGCTCACGGCGGAGCAGCCCAAGACCGCGAAGCCCTCTCCCCAGGAGAAGGAGGGAGTGGGAGAAGACGAGGGGGAGGTAGAGAAATACACCGAAGAGGAAGATGAAAGGGATATAGACGAGGAAGACTTCTTCGAGAGGATAAACGCGGGCGACAAGCCTTATAAAAAACTCGCTGAAGAAGGCCCGTTCAAGCTTACGTGGGAAGGTTACGCGGACATCCTTTTCTCATGGTACAACTACGGTCCGAATCAGAACCGTCCCGGCGGGTCGGGCTCGGACAACAGGCTTGAATTCGATCTTACGCGGTTCGTGCTCGAGCTCGAAGGGGAGATGTTCGCCGGGCTCGGGTTCGAGGCAGAGGTGGAATTCGAGCACGGGGGCACCGGGTCGACCTTCGAAATCGAGTATGAGGAGTTCGGAGAATACGAGCAGGAAATCGAGAAGGGCGGGGAGGTAAACGTAGAGGAGCTATACCTGAGCAAAAAGTTCAGCGATTGGGGCAAGCTTAAAGCCGGGCGGTTCTACCTCGCGATCGGCCTGATGTCGTTTCTCAACAAGCCGACGGACTATCTCGCGGCCCGGCGTCCGGAGTCGGAGACGAACGTCATACCGGCGGTATGGGACGAGATGGGCGCGAGCTTCGAGTATTACGTCAACGACAACTGGGATCTGACCTTCCAGGTAGTGAATGGGCTCGACTCCACGGGCTTCGGCTCGCTCAACTGGATTACAGGGGGCCATCAGGGTAAATTCGAGACGATAAAAGCGACGGGCCTCGCGCTCGTCGGGAGGGTCGACTTCAAGCTTCCCAACTACGGTCTCCTGGTCGGCACGTCCGCATATTACGGAATAGACACGTCGGCCAACAGGCCCAAGGACGACCTGCCGGACGTGGATGCTCCGTTACTGCTGCTGGACGCGCACGTGATATTCGAGCACGGCAGGTGGCGGGGGAGCGGCGACGTGATATGGGGACACCTGTGGGACGCGGAAGAAGTCTCGGAAAGGAACAAGAGGCTGTCAAACAACCTGGACGTGCCCAGAACTGCCGTCTCGGATAACGCTTTTTCGTCCTGGGGCGAGATCGGCTACAACATAAATACCTACGTCGGCCTGGATCACCTGCACAGGCTCGAGCCGTTCGTCAGGGTCGATTATTACGATACCTTCTTCAACCCGCGCGATACCCTCTTCGACAATCCGCGGTACGAGAGAACGGTCTTCACCGGAGGGCTTTCCTACACGTTCGTCAATTCCATATTCGTCAAGCTCGATTACGCGTACCGGATGCTGGGCTCGGACGATTTCAACGGCGAGAGCGGAATCGACCTCGCGTTCGGATGGGTGTACTGA
- a CDS encoding sigma 54-interacting transcriptional regulator, giving the protein MEKKAGADPCGQDDERAIRIIMEGTAGETGEGFFKSLVKNLAMALNTRGAWVTEYLNESKRLSSLAFWLSGEWVEEYVYDISGTPCELVVEKKDIFLVPENVIELFPRDPDLKPMGAVSYMGVPLLDTDGSVLGHLAVLDSKPMPDESRVRTIFRIFASRASAELRRLRAESEVREREEKLGRLVDSAMDAIIELNNMLEINMMNPAAEKLFKSRSPERKGKSFLEYLADGSGEKLKGLIAELALLPEGRRYIWVAGGLTGMQADGVLFQAEATISQFEMGRKRFYTVILRNINERLEAEQRIKQLAWEADYLREEISSLENFGEIVGESKALRAVLRNVLQVAGTDATVLIYGETGTGKELIARAIHAESGRRDKPLIRVNCAAIPATLIESEFFGHEKGAFTGATAKREGRFALASGGTIFLDEIGELPLELQSKLLRVLQEGEYEPVGSSQTRKTDVRVIAATNRDLRRAVKDGKFREDLYYRLSVFPLELPPLRERGDDVIKLARIFAEKFAKRMGMTLNPFTQAEIDGMMSYRWPGNVRELQNVIERAVITSSKGHLNLERALPQTGEASARESPAADRLQGKRILTQMEMDELEKRNIAAALEQTGWRVSGENGAAKLLGMPPTTLASRIKALGITRLR; this is encoded by the coding sequence TTGGAGAAGAAAGCAGGAGCGGACCCTTGCGGTCAAGATGACGAGAGGGCGATTCGGATAATAATGGAGGGGACGGCCGGCGAGACCGGAGAGGGGTTTTTCAAGTCACTCGTGAAGAACCTGGCTATGGCGCTCAATACGAGAGGCGCGTGGGTGACCGAGTATCTCAACGAATCGAAGAGGCTAAGCTCGCTCGCTTTCTGGCTCTCGGGGGAATGGGTGGAGGAGTACGTGTACGATATATCGGGTACGCCCTGCGAGCTCGTGGTGGAGAAAAAGGATATTTTTCTCGTACCGGAGAACGTCATAGAGCTTTTCCCGCGTGATCCCGATTTGAAACCCATGGGCGCCGTCAGCTATATGGGTGTGCCGCTACTCGACACCGACGGGAGCGTGCTCGGGCACCTTGCTGTGCTCGATTCGAAGCCGATGCCCGACGAGTCCCGGGTGCGCACGATATTCAGGATATTCGCTTCGCGGGCTTCCGCCGAGCTCAGGAGGCTCCGGGCTGAATCGGAAGTGAGGGAGCGGGAGGAAAAGCTTGGGCGGCTCGTCGACAGCGCTATGGACGCCATCATCGAGCTAAACAACATGCTGGAGATCAATATGATGAACCCGGCCGCGGAGAAGCTTTTCAAATCCCGATCACCCGAGAGAAAGGGGAAGAGCTTTCTCGAATACCTTGCGGACGGGAGCGGTGAAAAGCTCAAGGGGCTCATTGCCGAGCTTGCGCTCCTTCCCGAAGGGAGGAGGTACATCTGGGTCGCCGGGGGGCTTACGGGCATGCAGGCGGACGGCGTATTATTTCAAGCCGAAGCTACTATCTCGCAGTTCGAGATGGGGAGGAAGCGGTTCTATACGGTGATATTAAGGAACATCAACGAGCGTCTCGAGGCGGAGCAGAGGATAAAGCAGCTTGCCTGGGAGGCCGACTATCTCCGCGAAGAGATAAGCTCACTAGAGAATTTCGGAGAAATCGTGGGCGAATCCAAGGCGCTCAGGGCTGTGCTCAGGAACGTGCTCCAGGTTGCGGGGACGGATGCGACAGTGCTTATCTATGGAGAGACCGGGACGGGGAAGGAGCTCATAGCAAGAGCCATACACGCGGAGAGCGGCAGAAGAGACAAGCCGCTCATAAGGGTGAACTGCGCGGCCATACCTGCGACATTGATCGAGAGCGAGTTCTTCGGTCACGAGAAGGGGGCCTTCACCGGCGCGACCGCGAAGAGGGAGGGGAGGTTCGCTCTCGCTTCGGGCGGCACTATATTTCTCGACGAGATCGGAGAGCTGCCGCTCGAGCTGCAGTCAAAGCTACTGCGCGTGCTACAGGAGGGGGAGTATGAGCCCGTCGGGAGCTCCCAAACAAGGAAAACGGATGTGCGTGTGATCGCGGCCACGAACAGGGATCTGCGTCGGGCTGTGAAGGATGGGAAATTCCGTGAAGACCTTTACTACCGGCTGAGCGTGTTTCCGCTAGAGCTTCCGCCCTTGAGGGAAAGAGGGGACGACGTTATCAAGCTCGCGCGGATATTCGCCGAAAAGTTCGCAAAGAGGATGGGTATGACTCTTAATCCGTTTACACAGGCGGAGATCGATGGAATGATGTCATACAGATGGCCCGGCAACGTGAGGGAGCTTCAGAACGTGATCGAGCGCGCGGTGATCACTTCGAGTAAGGGACATTTGAATCTCGAGCGCGCCCTTCCTCAAACCGGGGAGGCGTCGGCGAGGGAGTCGCCGGCCGCGGATCGGCTTCAGGGAAAGCGCATACTTACACAAATGGAAATGGACGAGTTGGAAAAACGGAATATCGCCGCCGCCCTCGAACAGACAGGCTGGCGCGTCTCGGGCGAGAACGGCGCGGCAAAGCTACTCGGTATGCCGCCGACAACGCTTGCCTCCCGCATCAAGGCGCTCGGGATTACGCGCCTCAGATAA
- a CDS encoding DUF2252 domain-containing protein produces the protein MDHETLSKAERRKQGRALREKCSRSAHALWNPRSRSYNAVGLLEESNSDHIPGLIAVRYGRMAQSPFSFFRGSAIVQARDLMKSPASGITVQVCGDCHLMNFGGFATPERSLAFDINDFDETCPGPWEWDAKRLAVSIVLASRDRGFSKKNADTAVRAALETYRTRMSAFAEMKALDVWYSQITIDDLKEFFRGNKDMLNRLSRKEKQARSRTSEAVFPKLTEEVDGRRRIVDDPPFIYHFHENVPEYEKAQQRFIEHYRASLQEDRRRLYDRYKLQDVAIKVVGVGSVGTRCFVSLQLADDDDPLFLQIKEARRSVLEPPGRKSRFAHQGERIVTGQRLMQAASDIFLGWASVPDGHDYYVRQLRDMKVSAELDKFLPKTLTAYAKMCGWALARAHAKAGDTCMIAGYLGSSESFDDALVKYAEAYADQVERDYEAFRKAIRSGRLHTDTDESSNLSFLL, from the coding sequence ATGGATCATGAAACTCTTTCGAAAGCGGAGAGGCGGAAACAAGGGAGGGCGCTCCGCGAAAAGTGCTCCCGCTCCGCGCACGCGTTATGGAATCCGCGCTCCCGCTCCTATAATGCCGTAGGACTCCTCGAGGAATCCAACTCAGACCACATACCCGGCCTCATTGCCGTTCGCTACGGAAGGATGGCCCAGTCGCCCTTCAGCTTCTTCCGGGGGTCCGCGATAGTTCAGGCGAGGGACCTGATGAAATCTCCCGCGTCAGGGATCACAGTTCAGGTTTGCGGGGACTGCCACCTTATGAACTTCGGAGGCTTCGCCACGCCCGAGAGGTCCCTGGCCTTCGATATCAACGATTTCGACGAGACGTGTCCCGGGCCGTGGGAATGGGATGCCAAGCGGTTGGCGGTGAGCATCGTGCTCGCCTCGAGAGACCGGGGTTTTTCGAAAAAAAACGCGGACACGGCGGTGCGAGCCGCCCTCGAGACCTATAGAACGCGGATGTCGGCCTTCGCCGAAATGAAGGCGCTCGACGTCTGGTACTCCCAAATCACGATCGACGACCTGAAAGAGTTCTTTCGCGGCAATAAGGACATGCTGAACCGGTTAAGCAGGAAGGAAAAGCAGGCCCGCTCGCGGACATCCGAGGCCGTCTTCCCCAAGCTGACTGAAGAAGTGGACGGGCGCAGGAGGATCGTCGATGACCCTCCGTTTATCTACCATTTCCATGAGAACGTACCGGAATATGAAAAGGCTCAGCAAAGGTTCATAGAACATTACAGAGCCTCTCTTCAAGAAGATCGTCGTCGGCTCTACGACCGCTATAAGCTTCAGGACGTGGCAATCAAGGTCGTGGGCGTCGGGAGCGTCGGCACGCGCTGCTTCGTTTCGCTCCAGCTCGCCGATGACGATGACCCTCTTTTCCTTCAGATAAAAGAGGCGCGCAGGTCGGTGCTCGAGCCCCCGGGCCGCAAGAGCCGCTTTGCGCACCAGGGCGAGCGCATCGTGACTGGGCAGCGCCTGATGCAGGCGGCGAGCGACATATTCCTCGGCTGGGCCAGCGTACCGGACGGCCACGATTATTACGTCCGTCAGCTCCGCGACATGAAGGTTTCGGCAGAGCTCGATAAATTCCTGCCCAAGACCCTGACGGCCTATGCGAAGATGTGCGGCTGGGCCCTGGCGCGGGCTCACGCCAAAGCCGGCGATACGTGCATGATCGCGGGATACCTGGGATCCTCGGAGAGCTTTGACGACGCCCTGGTAAAGTACGCTGAAGCCTATGCGGACCAGGTGGAGCGCGATTATGAAGCCTTCAGGAAAGCAATACGTTCGGGACGTCTCCATACGGATACAGACGAGTCCTCAAATCTCAGTTTCCTGCTCTGA
- a CDS encoding di-heme oxidoredictase family protein, with product MIHTGETVPGNFYKQFVSFFVFIIAAALLLAACDSGGSGETDTTVKAGGDTSVDNRTSFAFEEPAANLSEESLIKHTLGDATFGDVFVTPPAVVNPGLGPLFNNVSCESCHIKNGRGLPEFGNTGLRSMALVRVSDPEGTPTVQGGNPPVEGIGNQIQDHATFGFEPEADVTLEWEEVTGTYPDGTPYNLRRPVLTIVLANGEPLGSNILTSVRIPPPVIGLGLLEAVPEEEILAMADPGDEDGDGISGRPNMVWNNIKQTTEIGRFGHKASMPNLRQQAATAYIEDMGVSSPDILGNEPAPEIDEETLELTTFYTQTLAVPLRAETDDPDVPRGESIFFDLGCSLCHASVMETGDHELSELRNQVIQPFTDLLLHDMGEGLADHRRDFQATGREWRTAPLWAIGLTVTVLGQQNYLHDGRARTLEEAILWHGGEAENAKDGFMNLPKGERDKLIKFLSSL from the coding sequence ATGATTCACACAGGTGAGACTGTACCAGGGAATTTCTATAAGCAATTCGTTTCTTTTTTTGTTTTTATCATAGCAGCGGCCCTGCTTCTTGCCGCCTGCGACAGTGGAGGATCGGGGGAAACGGATACAACTGTAAAAGCCGGCGGTGATACCAGCGTGGACAACCGCACCTCGTTCGCATTCGAAGAGCCAGCGGCGAATCTGTCCGAAGAATCCTTGATCAAGCACACACTGGGCGACGCTACTTTCGGCGACGTCTTCGTAACGCCGCCTGCAGTCGTCAATCCCGGTCTCGGCCCGCTTTTCAACAACGTTTCATGCGAGTCGTGCCACATAAAGAACGGCAGGGGGCTTCCGGAATTCGGAAATACCGGCCTCCGGAGCATGGCTCTCGTCAGGGTCTCGGATCCCGAAGGCACGCCGACGGTACAGGGCGGCAACCCCCCTGTCGAGGGCATCGGGAACCAGATACAGGACCACGCCACGTTCGGATTCGAGCCCGAGGCGGATGTGACACTGGAATGGGAGGAGGTAACCGGAACGTATCCGGACGGCACGCCTTATAACCTTAGGCGTCCGGTTCTTACCATAGTGCTTGCAAACGGAGAACCCCTCGGCAGCAACATCCTCACCTCGGTCAGGATACCCCCGCCCGTGATCGGCCTCGGCCTCCTCGAAGCCGTACCGGAGGAGGAGATACTCGCCATGGCCGACCCCGGCGACGAGGACGGCGACGGCATATCAGGACGGCCGAACATGGTCTGGAACAACATCAAACAGACGACCGAGATCGGCAGGTTCGGTCACAAAGCTTCCATGCCTAACCTGAGGCAGCAGGCAGCGACCGCATACATAGAGGACATGGGCGTTTCGAGCCCCGACATCCTGGGCAATGAACCCGCCCCCGAAATCGACGAGGAAACCCTCGAGCTGACCACCTTTTACACCCAGACCCTAGCCGTTCCGCTTCGTGCGGAAACGGACGACCCTGACGTCCCCCGGGGCGAAAGCATCTTCTTCGATCTGGGATGCAGTCTCTGTCATGCATCAGTGATGGAAACAGGGGACCACGAGCTTTCCGAGCTAAGGAATCAGGTAATCCAGCCTTTTACCGACCTGCTACTGCACGACATGGGCGAAGGCCTCGCCGACCACCGTCGGGATTTTCAGGCGACAGGCCGCGAATGGAGGACAGCGCCCCTCTGGGCTATAGGTCTCACGGTAACGGTTCTCGGGCAGCAGAACTATTTGCACGACGGGAGAGCCAGGACTCTCGAAGAGGCGATACTCTGGCACGGCGGCGAAGCTGAAAACGCGAAAGACGGGTTCATGAACCTGCCAAAGGGCGAGCGCGACAAGCTCATCAAATTTTTATCTTCACTCTAA
- a CDS encoding ferritin, with translation MLSKEIQDALNNQIKNEYFASYTYLSMAAHCESINLRGFAKWLRKQSSEELEHAMRLFDYVIDRDGHVVLQAIEKPLSKYKSLSDMFQQVLDHEREVTGMINKLYEKAINENDHATAVELHWFIHEQVEEEKNATEILDKLKFAGDNSSAILLLDGQLGQRG, from the coding sequence ATGCTCAGCAAGGAAATTCAGGACGCGCTTAACAACCAGATCAAGAACGAGTACTTCGCTTCATACACCTACCTTTCCATGGCCGCACATTGTGAGTCTATAAACCTGAGGGGTTTTGCGAAATGGCTCCGGAAGCAGAGCTCTGAGGAGCTCGAGCATGCGATGAGGCTCTTTGATTACGTCATAGACCGCGACGGCCATGTCGTCCTTCAGGCGATAGAAAAACCCCTGTCCAAATACAAATCCCTCTCCGATATGTTTCAGCAGGTGCTCGACCACGAGAGAGAGGTCACGGGGATGATAAACAAGCTCTACGAGAAGGCGATAAACGAAAACGACCACGCGACCGCCGTAGAGCTCCACTGGTTCATACACGAGCAGGTGGAAGAGGAAAAGAACGCGACCGAGATCCTGGACAAGCTTAAATTCGCGGGGGATAACAGCTCCGCAATTCTGCTCCTCGACGGTCAGCTGGGACAGAGGGGCTAA
- a CDS encoding alpha/beta hydrolase yields the protein MFGDKFERVKIETSGATINIVHGGEGKPLLLLHGYPQTHVMWHLTAPALAEHFYVVCTDLRGYGDSSKPESSPDHYTYSKRAMAKDCVEVMESLGYKSFFAAGHDRGARVTHRMALDYPDRIEAACVMDIAPTHTMFTRADKAFATGYYHWFFLIQPDGLPEKMIGCDPEYYLREKLRRWSAPGARFDEEAVREYVRCFSDPAAIHASCEDYRAAATIDLVHDEEDFEKKIACPLLVIWGAKGFINRTYNVIETWKEKAADVRGGTLDCGHFLPEEKPEDVSAELIKFFSSIKT from the coding sequence ATGTTCGGTGATAAATTCGAGAGGGTGAAGATCGAAACATCCGGTGCGACGATCAACATCGTCCACGGAGGGGAAGGAAAACCGCTTCTCCTGCTGCACGGATATCCTCAGACTCATGTGATGTGGCACCTGACCGCTCCCGCACTCGCAGAGCACTTCTACGTGGTATGCACGGATTTGAGAGGTTACGGGGACAGCTCGAAGCCCGAATCCTCGCCCGACCATTACACCTATTCGAAGCGCGCCATGGCGAAGGACTGCGTGGAGGTCATGGAATCGCTGGGATACAAGAGCTTCTTCGCGGCAGGCCACGACAGGGGAGCACGCGTCACGCACAGGATGGCTCTCGATTATCCTGACCGCATAGAAGCCGCATGCGTCATGGACATCGCCCCCACGCACACGATGTTCACGCGAGCCGACAAGGCGTTCGCGACAGGGTATTACCACTGGTTCTTCCTTATCCAGCCTGACGGTCTTCCTGAAAAAATGATCGGTTGCGACCCGGAATATTATCTGAGGGAGAAGCTCAGGCGCTGGAGCGCGCCGGGAGCCCGATTCGACGAAGAAGCGGTGAGGGAATATGTGAGATGCTTCAGCGACCCCGCCGCTATTCACGCGAGCTGCGAGGATTACAGAGCCGCGGCCACAATCGACCTCGTTCACGACGAGGAGGACTTCGAGAAGAAGATTGCCTGCCCCCTGCTTGTCATCTGGGGAGCCAAAGGGTTCATAAACCGGACTTACAATGTAATCGAGACGTGGAAGGAGAAAGCCGCGGACGTCCGTGGCGGGACGCTCGACTGCGGCCACTTCCTCCCCGAGGAAAAACCGGAAGACGTATCCGCCGAGCTCATCAAATTCTTTTCGTCTATCAAGACTTAA
- a CDS encoding MBL fold metallo-hydrolase, producing MRTADEISVDVLVDNTADMLSTRPAYFTPELRVLMDAGMKEMAGESLSIAQHGICLAVTAHIEGETRTVLFDAGPDPYTLERNARQTGFDFGNVDALVLSHGHFDHSEGLLKAAELIRRRNAGSPIPLHVHPGAFVKRADRLSDGSILPLQDVPAPDELERAGLTIAYSAGPEEILGGAFYLSGEIPRRSFERGLENQVRLRDTGEWEPDPLVIEERFMAAIIKGKGIAIFTGCSHAGIVNICTHSRELFPDVPLYALAGGLHLVYPNEEFIGDTVAALKNFGFKLIIPGHCTGWRAVHALINAFGDEVVNPLAVGSRLTF from the coding sequence ATGAGAACGGCAGACGAAATTTCGGTAGATGTCTTGGTCGACAATACGGCGGACATGCTTTCGACTCGCCCCGCCTACTTCACGCCTGAGCTCCGCGTTCTGATGGACGCGGGCATGAAGGAGATGGCGGGCGAATCGCTCTCTATAGCCCAGCACGGGATATGCCTCGCAGTAACAGCGCATATCGAGGGAGAAACGCGGACCGTCCTCTTCGATGCGGGCCCCGACCCCTACACTCTAGAGAGAAACGCCCGGCAGACCGGGTTCGATTTCGGCAATGTCGATGCGCTCGTGCTCTCTCACGGCCACTTCGATCACTCAGAGGGCCTTCTGAAGGCGGCAGAGCTTATACGGAGACGAAACGCTGGGAGCCCGATCCCGCTTCACGTACACCCGGGTGCATTTGTCAAACGGGCAGACCGTCTCAGTGACGGAAGCATACTGCCGCTTCAGGATGTGCCCGCGCCGGACGAGCTTGAACGCGCGGGACTGACAATAGCATATTCGGCCGGGCCTGAGGAAATCCTAGGCGGCGCTTTTTATCTTAGCGGCGAAATCCCCAGGAGAAGCTTCGAGAGGGGACTCGAGAACCAGGTGCGGCTCAGGGATACGGGCGAGTGGGAGCCCGACCCGCTGGTAATTGAAGAGCGTTTTATGGCGGCGATCATCAAGGGGAAGGGCATTGCGATATTCACCGGCTGCTCGCACGCAGGGATCGTCAATATCTGCACGCACTCGCGTGAGCTGTTCCCGGACGTCCCCCTCTATGCGCTCGCGGGCGGACTCCACCTCGTCTATCCCAACGAGGAGTTCATCGGCGATACCGTAGCTGCCCTCAAAAACTTCGGCTTCAAGCTGATAATTCCGGGGCACTGCACTGGGTGGCGCGCAGTCCACGCTTTAATCAACGCCTTCGGCGACGAGGTGGTGAACCCGCTCGCCGTGGGGAGCAGGCTCACGTTCTAG
- a CDS encoding 2-hydroxychromene-2-carboxylate isomerase → MNNVPLNFQFWYDLASPYSYISVMRIESLCSVAGVEAEWKPFLLGPIFKRQGWDTSPFNIYGAKGRYMWRDIERLSAKYGIPFRKPSGFPRNGVLASRVAIASESQVWRRSFSKLVFTANFAEDRDISDEAVISSILGSLGEEPARVIRSALSDENKGKLRESTEEAVALGIFGAPSFVSGDEVFWGNDRLEDAIEWQRSLGEESR, encoded by the coding sequence GTGAATAATGTGCCGTTAAACTTCCAGTTCTGGTATGATCTCGCAAGCCCGTACTCATATATTTCAGTAATGAGGATAGAGAGCCTCTGTTCCGTGGCCGGAGTCGAGGCCGAATGGAAACCCTTCCTGCTGGGTCCGATTTTCAAGAGACAGGGATGGGATACCTCCCCCTTTAATATCTACGGGGCGAAAGGGAGGTACATGTGGCGCGATATCGAGCGCCTCTCCGCCAAATACGGGATACCGTTCCGCAAGCCCTCTGGATTTCCGAGGAACGGGGTTCTCGCATCGAGGGTCGCCATTGCTTCGGAATCACAGGTATGGCGGAGGAGTTTTTCGAAACTCGTTTTCACCGCTAATTTCGCCGAGGACAGGGATATTTCGGACGAGGCAGTGATCTCCTCGATACTCGGCTCGCTCGGCGAAGAGCCCGCGCGTGTTATCAGAAGTGCCCTTTCGGACGAGAATAAAGGGAAGCTAAGAGAGAGTACGGAAGAGGCTGTCGCGCTCGGCATTTTCGGCGCCCCGAGCTTCGTTTCGGGGGACGAGGTCTTCTGGGGGAACGACAGGCTCGAAGACGCCATCGAATGGCAGAGAAGTCTCGGGGAAGAGTCCCGCTGA